In a genomic window of Mucilaginibacter sp. KACC 22063:
- the spt gene encoding serine palmitoyltransferase, with protein MGKKLHDKIAQFTTAAMAREKGVYPYFRPIESGQDTEVIINGQRVLMFGSNSYLGLTNHPKIKEAAKKAIDKYGTGCAGSRFLNGTLDIHIELENQLAEYVGKEAAVLFSTGFQVNLGVLSSITGRNDYLILDEYDHASIIDGSRLSFSRVIKYAHNDMQDLQRKLSILPEEATKLIVVDGIFSMEGDIVKLPEVVALAEQYGANVMVDDAHSLGVIGDRGAGTASHFGLTDDVDLIMGTFSKSLASLGGFIAADEDVIDYLKHHARSLIFSASMPPSTVASVIAALDIIKSEPDRIQRLWDNTNYATKLMLEEGFDLGPTESPILPVYVRDNDKAFLVTKLLQSEGVFVNPVVSPAVPSDSSLIRFSLMATHTFDQIEEAVEKIAKTFKEVGVDAHSIKEKI; from the coding sequence ATGGGTAAAAAACTACATGATAAAATTGCTCAGTTTACGACAGCAGCAATGGCCAGAGAGAAAGGGGTATACCCCTATTTCAGGCCTATTGAGTCGGGGCAGGATACTGAGGTTATCATAAACGGTCAGCGGGTATTAATGTTTGGTTCCAATTCTTATCTGGGCCTTACCAACCACCCCAAAATAAAAGAAGCAGCAAAAAAAGCGATTGATAAATATGGTACAGGTTGTGCCGGTTCCCGCTTTTTAAATGGGACACTTGATATTCATATCGAATTAGAAAATCAGCTTGCCGAATATGTAGGTAAAGAAGCTGCTGTGCTTTTCAGTACCGGTTTTCAGGTTAACCTTGGGGTTTTATCATCAATTACAGGCCGAAACGATTATTTAATTCTTGACGAATACGACCATGCTTCTATTATAGATGGCAGCCGTTTATCTTTTTCCCGTGTAATTAAGTATGCACACAACGACATGCAGGACCTGCAACGTAAGTTGAGCATATTACCTGAAGAAGCTACCAAACTGATCGTGGTTGACGGTATCTTCAGCATGGAAGGTGATATTGTTAAGTTACCTGAAGTTGTTGCACTTGCAGAACAATACGGTGCCAACGTTATGGTTGATGATGCACACAGCCTTGGTGTTATAGGTGACAGGGGCGCTGGTACAGCATCACACTTTGGTTTAACCGATGATGTGGACCTGATTATGGGTACCTTCAGTAAATCATTAGCATCATTAGGTGGTTTTATTGCTGCCGATGAAGATGTAATTGATTACTTAAAGCACCATGCACGTTCATTAATATTCAGCGCAAGTATGCCGCCTTCAACAGTGGCCAGCGTTATTGCAGCACTTGATATTATTAAATCTGAACCAGATCGTATCCAGAGGTTATGGGACAATACTAACTATGCTACCAAGTTAATGCTTGAAGAAGGCTTTGATCTTGGCCCAACAGAAAGCCCTATCCTACCGGTTTATGTACGCGATAACGATAAAGCGTTTTTAGTGACTAAGCTTTTGCAATCAGAAGGCGTATTTGTTAACCCGGTTGTTTCTCCGGCGGTACCTTCAGATTCTTCACTGATCCGCTTCTCGTTAATGGCTACACACACGTTTGACCAGATTGAGGAAGCTGTTGAAAAGATAGCAAAAACATTTAAAGAGGTTGGCGTAGACGCCCACTCGATAAAAGAAAAAATATAA
- a CDS encoding NAD-dependent epimerase/dehydratase family protein: MRERVLITGASGFIGHHIIEEALKNDLDVYVAVRKKSNIAHLKAYNVQFTNLKYSNQKLLAENIRENKYDYIIHAAGLNNASYRGAYDYVNTTLTINLAKAAVGQVKKLVFISSLAAVGPLKDLNGIITENTEPHPVSNYGRSKLVAELLLQKVPGLVYTILRPATIYGPGGKQLLPLLNKLIGGKETYIGTQPQKLSYIYAKDVALASVKALYGGNFKTYNISDGNFYDRTELQKIVKDILNLHTAKFHLPVTFVKLLASFKEKVSYLGGKNPEPSPDRLKDIIAPNWACSIETAKQELGFYPLYNLDSGLDKTINWYKANNWI; encoded by the coding sequence ATGAGGGAAAGGGTTTTAATAACCGGCGCAAGCGGGTTTATTGGCCACCACATTATAGAGGAAGCATTAAAAAACGACCTTGATGTGTATGTTGCCGTACGAAAGAAAAGCAACATAGCGCATCTGAAAGCATACAACGTACAATTTACCAATCTCAAATACAGCAATCAGAAACTGCTTGCTGAAAATATCAGAGAAAACAAATACGATTATATCATACACGCTGCGGGCTTAAACAATGCTTCATACCGCGGCGCGTATGATTACGTGAACACTACCCTTACTATCAATCTGGCAAAAGCCGCAGTTGGCCAGGTAAAAAAGCTTGTGTTTATCAGTAGCCTTGCAGCAGTTGGACCTCTAAAGGATCTTAACGGTATTATTACCGAAAACACTGAACCGCACCCGGTAAGCAATTATGGCCGCAGTAAATTAGTGGCAGAATTACTTTTACAAAAAGTGCCGGGCTTAGTTTACACCATATTAAGGCCGGCAACCATTTATGGCCCGGGTGGTAAGCAGCTATTACCATTGTTAAATAAACTGATTGGCGGTAAAGAAACCTATATAGGCACCCAGCCACAAAAGCTAAGCTACATTTATGCAAAGGATGTTGCCCTTGCCAGTGTAAAAGCGCTATACGGAGGTAACTTTAAAACCTATAATATTTCTGACGGTAATTTTTATGATCGTACTGAATTACAAAAAATTGTTAAGGACATATTAAATTTGCATACTGCGAAGTTTCATCTGCCTGTCACCTTTGTAAAATTACTTGCATCGTTTAAAGAAAAAGTAAGTTATTTGGGCGGTAAAAATCCGGAACCATCCCCAGACAGGCTTAAAGATATTATCGCTCCTAACTGGGCATGCAGCATTGAAACAGCAAAGCAGGAATTGGGCTTTTACCCGCTTTATAACCTTGATAGTGGTTTAGATAAAACGATTAACTGGTATAAAGCTAATAATTGGATATAA
- a CDS encoding inositol-3-phosphate synthase yields MKNNVQPSEGKLGILIPGLGAVATTLIAGVVAVNKGLSQPFGSLTQMGNIRIGKRTENRSPKIKDFVPLTPLTDVVFGGWDVYSDNVYEAAVHAKVLEKDLLNSVKEELEAIVPMKAAFDKDYARNLDGTHVKQGTRAELAQQLIDDINNFKAQHNLDRVVVLWCGSTEVYFEETEIHQTVEAFEAALANDDKLISPSMLYAYAALKLGHPYVNGAPNLTVDIPAMVELAKRTETPIAGKDFKTGQTLMKTILAPGLAARALGVKGWFSTNILGNRDGLVLDDPENFKTKEVSKLSVLEDILQPEANPELYGELYHKVRINYYPPHGDNKESWDNIDIFGWLGYHMQIKINFLCRDSILAAPVALDLALFSDLAKRAGMSGIQEWLSFYLKSPQAAPGLRPEHDIFKQLMKLQNTLRHMMGEDLITHLGLDYYQELVDHL; encoded by the coding sequence ATGAAAAACAACGTTCAACCTTCAGAAGGTAAACTTGGTATTTTGATACCGGGTCTGGGTGCTGTTGCCACTACCTTAATTGCAGGTGTAGTAGCCGTAAACAAAGGGTTGTCTCAACCTTTCGGTTCACTTACACAAATGGGCAATATCCGTATAGGTAAAAGAACTGAAAACCGTTCACCAAAAATAAAAGACTTCGTGCCTTTAACGCCCCTTACCGATGTTGTTTTCGGTGGTTGGGATGTATATAGTGATAATGTTTACGAAGCTGCTGTACATGCTAAAGTTTTAGAAAAAGATCTGCTCAATTCTGTCAAAGAAGAACTGGAAGCTATCGTTCCGATGAAAGCTGCTTTTGATAAAGATTATGCACGTAACCTTGACGGTACCCACGTAAAACAAGGTACCCGTGCCGAACTTGCCCAGCAGTTAATTGACGATATCAACAACTTTAAAGCACAGCACAACCTTGACCGTGTTGTAGTTTTATGGTGTGGTTCTACAGAAGTTTACTTCGAAGAAACCGAAATTCACCAAACTGTTGAAGCTTTCGAAGCTGCTTTAGCTAACGATGATAAACTGATTTCGCCAAGTATGCTTTATGCATATGCAGCTTTAAAATTAGGCCACCCTTACGTAAACGGTGCTCCTAACTTAACAGTTGACATCCCTGCAATGGTTGAGCTTGCTAAACGCACCGAAACACCAATTGCCGGTAAAGATTTTAAAACTGGTCAAACTTTAATGAAGACCATCCTTGCTCCAGGTTTGGCTGCACGCGCACTTGGTGTTAAAGGCTGGTTCTCTACCAACATTTTAGGTAACCGCGATGGTTTAGTACTTGATGATCCTGAAAACTTCAAAACTAAAGAGGTTTCTAAATTAAGCGTATTAGAAGATATCCTTCAACCTGAAGCTAACCCTGAGCTTTATGGTGAGCTTTACCACAAAGTACGTATCAACTACTACCCTCCTCACGGTGATAACAAAGAGAGCTGGGACAACATCGACATTTTTGGCTGGTTAGGTTACCACATGCAAATCAAGATCAACTTTTTGTGCCGCGATTCAATTTTAGCAGCACCGGTAGCACTTGACCTTGCCCTTTTCAGCGACCTTGCTAAACGTGCAGGTATGAGCGGTATTCAGGAGTGGTTATCTTTCTACTTAAAATCCCCACAGGCTGCGCCTGGCTTACGTCCGGAGCACGATATTTTCAAACAGTTAATGAAACTGCAAAATACCCTGCGCCACATGATGGGCGAAGATTTAATTACCCACTTAGGTTTAGATTACTACCAGGAACTTGTAGATCATTTATAA
- a CDS encoding DUF5686 and carboxypeptidase-like regulatory domain-containing protein, with translation MNKFILSLLLFVIASSVALAQNTVVSGTVTDAATKRPLSYVTVAFTGSSIGMNTDDKGNFSLKSIKPYSQITVSFVGYKTVTMPVKPETEQVINVRLFPDTKQLNEVIVKSGKKQRYRNKDNPAVELIRKVIENKPKNKPEAYNFVEYKEYDKTQMSFINVSEKLGDKKFFRKYKFFLDNKDSTLLPGKTLLPVFLTEKLSQNYYRRDPEKKKQITLGEKTVNIGAFLDSEGFSTYFKRMYNDIDIYQNNIFLMTNQFLSPIADAAPTFYKFFITDTVMVNNTKLIQLSFTPRNTTDMLFEGDIFITLDGNYAVQKANLTINKSINLNWVRTLHANLDFEQNPDGRWHMSRSDIQADFGISKKGDHGLFGERTITFKNYVINKPRPDTTYEGLSEITTDDAKRRTDQFWADNRLDTLSKAESKVYGNIDSLHRMPSYRRTSDIIALLLAGYKSFGKFEVGPSSTFYSFNPIEGLRLRLGGRTTPELSKRYYFETYGAYGFKDEKWKYFLSATYSLNDKSIYSFPQHYIRASYQHDTSIPGADLQFVQEDNFLLSFKRGVNDKYLYNDFYRLDYVSEFQNHFSYSIGLKNWKQAPAGSLYFNNFVDGLPNSIHDLTTTEATLQLRYAPHEQFYQGKLYRTPIFTKYPIITFNFTEGLKDVFGGEYNYSKVDLRIDKHTYFSQLGYADITLQGGNIFGKVPYPLLVVHRANQTYAYDLDSYNLMNFMEFVSDHYAAFTIDQHFNGFFFNKIPLLKRLKWRETFSFKALYGGVRDENNPALHPSLYQFPVESSGAPITYALGSKPYIEGSVGIENIFKFIRVDLVRRFNYLDHPNAPEWGIRTRVKFDF, from the coding sequence TTGAATAAATTTATTTTATCGCTATTACTATTTGTTATTGCTTCTTCGGTTGCACTGGCCCAAAATACCGTAGTAAGCGGTACAGTAACAGATGCCGCAACCAAACGCCCCCTATCCTATGTCACAGTTGCTTTTACCGGAAGCAGTATTGGCATGAACACCGATGATAAGGGAAACTTCTCACTTAAATCTATAAAGCCCTACTCGCAGATCACCGTATCGTTTGTAGGTTACAAAACCGTCACGATGCCTGTAAAGCCTGAAACAGAGCAGGTCATTAACGTTCGACTGTTTCCTGATACTAAACAGCTAAATGAGGTTATAGTAAAATCGGGCAAGAAACAACGATACAGAAATAAGGACAACCCGGCTGTTGAGCTGATACGCAAAGTAATTGAGAACAAGCCAAAGAACAAGCCCGAAGCTTATAACTTTGTTGAGTATAAAGAGTATGACAAGACGCAGATGTCTTTCATCAACGTGTCTGAAAAACTGGGTGACAAAAAATTCTTCAGAAAATATAAGTTTTTCCTGGATAATAAGGACAGTACATTACTGCCTGGCAAGACCCTGTTACCTGTATTTTTAACAGAAAAGTTATCCCAAAACTATTATCGCCGTGATCCTGAAAAGAAAAAGCAGATCACCCTTGGAGAAAAAACGGTTAATATAGGGGCTTTCTTAGACAGCGAAGGTTTCAGCACTTATTTCAAGCGTATGTATAATGATATTGATATATATCAGAATAACATATTCTTGATGACCAATCAGTTCCTTAGTCCTATTGCTGATGCTGCGCCAACCTTTTATAAGTTTTTCATAACCGATACAGTTATGGTAAATAATACCAAACTGATACAGTTAAGCTTTACGCCACGTAACACAACGGATATGCTTTTTGAAGGTGATATTTTTATCACACTTGATGGTAATTATGCCGTACAAAAAGCAAACTTGACTATTAACAAAAGCATCAATCTTAACTGGGTACGTACACTACACGCCAATCTTGATTTTGAACAAAACCCTGATGGCCGCTGGCACATGAGCCGCAGCGATATTCAGGCCGATTTTGGGATAAGCAAAAAAGGCGACCACGGATTATTTGGTGAACGTACGATAACGTTTAAAAATTATGTTATCAATAAACCCCGTCCTGATACTACCTACGAGGGTTTGAGTGAAATAACAACAGATGATGCTAAACGGCGAACCGACCAGTTTTGGGCAGATAACCGTTTGGATACGTTAAGCAAGGCGGAATCAAAAGTCTATGGCAATATTGATAGCCTGCACCGCATGCCATCATACAGACGCACTTCAGATATCATTGCTTTATTATTAGCGGGCTATAAATCATTCGGCAAATTTGAAGTTGGACCTTCAAGTACCTTTTACAGCTTTAACCCTATTGAAGGTTTGCGATTACGCCTGGGTGGGCGTACTACGCCTGAGTTAAGCAAGCGTTACTACTTTGAAACCTATGGTGCTTATGGTTTTAAAGACGAAAAGTGGAAGTATTTTTTAAGCGCCACCTATTCCCTTAATGATAAGTCAATCTATAGTTTCCCTCAGCACTACATCAGGGCAAGCTATCAGCACGATACCTCTATTCCGGGTGCTGATCTACAATTTGTTCAGGAAGACAATTTCCTGTTATCATTTAAACGCGGCGTTAACGATAAATATTTATACAACGACTTTTACCGCTTGGATTATGTAAGTGAATTTCAAAATCACTTTTCTTATTCAATCGGTTTAAAAAATTGGAAACAAGCTCCGGCTGGTTCACTATACTTCAACAACTTTGTTGATGGCCTCCCCAACAGTATTCATGACCTGACTACTACAGAAGCTACCCTGCAGCTGCGCTATGCACCGCATGAGCAATTTTACCAGGGTAAACTTTACCGCACCCCTATCTTCACTAAATATCCTATTATTACCTTCAACTTTACCGAAGGATTGAAGGATGTTTTTGGCGGCGAATACAATTATTCAAAGGTTGACCTGCGGATTGATAAGCATACTTATTTCTCTCAATTAGGCTATGCCGATATCACTTTACAGGGTGGCAATATTTTTGGCAAGGTACCTTACCCTTTATTGGTAGTACATAGAGCCAACCAGACTTATGCGTACGATCTTGACTCCTATAACCTCATGAATTTCATGGAGTTTGTGAGTGACCATTATGCAGCGTTTACTATTGACCAGCATTTTAACGGTTTCTTCTTTAATAAAATACCTTTATTAAAACGCTTAAAATGGCGCGAAACCTTTTCATTTAAAGCATTATACGGCGGTGTAAGAGACGAGAACAATCCAGCTTTACACCCCTCATTATATCAATTCCCTGTTGAAAGTAGCGGCGCACCTATCACTTATGCATTGGGTTCAAAACCTTACATAGAAGGTAGCGTTGGTATCGAAAATATATTTAAATTTATTAGGGTTGACCTTGTAAGAAGATTCAATTACCTGGATCATCCAAATGCACCTGAATGGGGAATACGTACAAGAGTTAAATTTGATTTTTAA
- a CDS encoding CDP-alcohol phosphatidyltransferase family protein yields MAQQTTSLRTSAQLTIYKVIDPFVKVLIKLGLTPNAVTTIGFMLNVGVAVIFVIGAEEGNRGDLTYVGWAGGLILFAGLFDMLDGQVARLGNMKSTFGALYDSVLDRYSELVMFLGICWYLVAHHYFLSSLFAFIALIGSMMVSYVRARAEGLGIECKGGLMQRPERVITIGLCAILCGVTSLYIGGDYKLYVPGVKYHIFETMSIFTIPIAALAVLTNITAFNRLVDAKKSLLEKENPKNN; encoded by the coding sequence ATGGCACAACAAACTACATCATTACGCACATCTGCACAGCTTACCATTTACAAGGTAATTGATCCTTTTGTAAAGGTGTTAATTAAACTCGGCCTTACGCCTAATGCAGTTACAACAATAGGTTTTATGCTTAATGTTGGTGTAGCTGTCATATTTGTTATCGGTGCCGAAGAAGGCAACCGTGGTGACCTTACCTACGTAGGTTGGGCTGGCGGCCTGATTTTATTTGCAGGCTTATTTGATATGCTCGACGGGCAGGTGGCACGTTTAGGCAATATGAAATCTACTTTTGGTGCGCTTTACGATTCTGTGCTCGACCGCTATAGCGAACTGGTGATGTTTTTAGGAATTTGCTGGTACCTGGTTGCTCACCACTATTTTTTAAGCTCATTATTTGCCTTTATCGCCTTAATAGGCTCTATGATGGTTAGCTACGTACGTGCACGTGCCGAAGGCTTGGGCATTGAGTGTAAAGGTGGTTTAATGCAACGCCCCGAACGTGTTATAACAATCGGCCTGTGCGCCATACTATGCGGCGTAACCTCATTATATATCGGCGGCGATTACAAATTATATGTACCTGGTGTAAAATATCACATTTTTGAAACCATGTCTATTTTTACCATTCCTATCGCTGCACTTGCTGTTCTAACAAATATCACTGCTTTCAACAGGTTGGTTGATGCCAAGAAAAGCTTGCTGGAAAAAGAAAATCCTAAAAATAATTAA
- a CDS encoding DUF4833 domain-containing protein, which translates to MKQLLLFLSLTASSFLPAKYTNNHVSHSLTGPDTLKNHKSENKYPALPASVNHLFYVQRDPNANTIVYELNAPNGKLDEEEPVHAYWIRYAAKGEHAELNYIQRKFAYGLNQKPLGNGKYDIRVVSYKKYPMTLMKSQDGKYHIFATIGQKQVILNRIFVRIEGGSFWIPNVLYVELRGSDPVTGQEIVDRFKP; encoded by the coding sequence TTGAAACAACTTTTACTATTTCTTTCGTTAACGGCAAGCAGTTTTTTGCCGGCTAAATACACAAATAACCACGTTTCTCATAGTCTTACTGGACCAGATACACTAAAGAACCACAAATCTGAAAATAAATATCCTGCGCTGCCTGCATCTGTAAACCATTTGTTTTATGTACAGCGCGACCCTAATGCAAACACGATTGTATATGAGCTGAATGCGCCTAATGGCAAACTGGACGAGGAAGAACCCGTGCATGCTTACTGGATCCGTTATGCAGCCAAAGGAGAACATGCAGAACTGAATTACATACAACGTAAGTTTGCCTACGGCCTTAACCAAAAGCCACTGGGAAACGGAAAATATGATATCAGGGTGGTGTCTTACAAAAAGTATCCTATGACATTAATGAAGTCACAGGACGGTAAATATCACATTTTCGCAACTATTGGGCAGAAACAAGTAATATTAAACCGTATTTTTGTGCGGATTGAAGGCGGGTCATTCTGGATTCCAAACGTATTGTATGTTGAATTAAGAGGGTCTGATCCTGTAACCGGACAAGAAATAGTAGATAGATTTAAACCCTGA
- a CDS encoding sterol desaturase family protein — protein sequence MAKNYISNSQESVRMFKSDFLESLSKVHFFVPIIIYLPVILVCLYMGIDAHIPVTRFLILMVSGLFIWTFVEYALHRFVFHFVPKAEWALRLHFIFHGVHHDYPSDKKRLVMPPSASIPLALGFFFLFRAILPLHTDVYPFFATFILGYLFYDIGHYAIHHFNFKGGIWKSIKRHHMLHHYQDPTKGYGVSSALWDKVFQSDFEEKAK from the coding sequence ATGGCAAAGAATTATATATCAAACTCGCAGGAATCTGTGCGCATGTTTAAGAGTGATTTTTTAGAGAGCTTATCTAAGGTTCACTTTTTTGTTCCGATAATTATTTATTTACCGGTAATATTAGTGTGCTTATATATGGGCATTGATGCGCATATCCCTGTAACACGCTTTTTAATATTAATGGTTTCGGGCCTGTTCATCTGGACATTTGTTGAATACGCCTTACACCGTTTTGTTTTTCACTTTGTACCAAAAGCAGAATGGGCATTGCGTTTACACTTCATTTTTCACGGTGTACACCATGATTATCCAAGCGATAAAAAACGTTTAGTGATGCCGCCTTCAGCAAGTATTCCACTGGCATTAGGCTTTTTCTTTTTGTTCCGTGCTATATTACCGTTGCATACAGACGTATATCCCTTTTTTGCAACCTTTATTTTAGGATACCTGTTTTATGATATTGGCCATTATGCCATCCACCACTTTAACTTTAAAGGCGGTATCTGGAAAAGCATTAAACGCCATCACATGCTGCATCATTACCAGGATCCAACTAAAGGATACGGTGTAAGCTCTGCTTTATGGGATAAGGTATTTCAATCAGATTTTGAGGAAAAAGCTAAATAA
- a CDS encoding phosphatase PAP2 family protein yields MDLASSFELFPTVNKKTAITLALLSVAYVVLSYFVVGYKSDQLVLLGLVNGLYYLSGYTRRFVTGFAIFIVYWIIFDYMKAFPNYRFNPVHIGDLYSTEKKLFGIHSNGLIFTPNEYLKANSRSWLDVITGIFYLCWIPVPLGFAAYLLFTRPKQFLGFALTFFLVNLLGFVVYYTYPAAPPWYIQEHGFKFIPLIKGSTAGLARFDNYFHAGIFKGIYEKGSNVFAAMPSLHSAYPVIVLYYGLKNKLGLVNILFATVVLGIWFTAVYASHHYVLDVMAGITTAIVGISLFNLILAKSKSFQNFINAYEKLIIKCKN; encoded by the coding sequence ATGGACCTCGCCTCCTCCTTTGAACTATTCCCCACTGTAAATAAAAAAACAGCAATAACACTTGCATTGCTTTCAGTAGCTTATGTGGTGCTGTCGTACTTTGTGGTTGGCTACAAGTCTGATCAATTGGTACTCCTAGGCTTGGTGAATGGCCTGTATTACTTATCGGGATATACCCGCCGCTTTGTCACAGGCTTCGCTATATTTATAGTTTACTGGATCATTTTCGATTACATGAAAGCCTTTCCAAACTACCGCTTCAATCCGGTACACATAGGCGATCTCTATAGCACCGAGAAAAAACTATTTGGCATACATAGTAACGGGCTTATATTTACCCCAAACGAATACCTGAAAGCGAATAGCCGCAGCTGGCTTGATGTAATTACCGGTATCTTTTATTTATGCTGGATACCTGTTCCGCTTGGCTTTGCAGCTTATCTGTTATTTACAAGGCCAAAGCAGTTCCTGGGTTTTGCACTTACCTTTTTCCTGGTAAATCTATTGGGCTTTGTAGTATACTACACCTACCCTGCTGCGCCACCATGGTATATACAGGAACACGGCTTCAAATTCATTCCCTTAATAAAAGGAAGCACGGCAGGCCTTGCCCGTTTTGACAACTATTTCCATGCGGGGATATTCAAAGGCATCTACGAAAAAGGCTCTAACGTATTTGCAGCCATGCCTTCGCTACATTCGGCTTATCCGGTGATTGTCCTATATTATGGACTAAAAAACAAACTGGGCTTAGTCAACATTTTATTTGCTACAGTAGTATTGGGTATTTGGTTTACAGCAGTTTATGCAAGCCATCACTATGTTTTAGATGTAATGGCAGGTATTACAACGGCTATTGTAGGTATATCGCTATTTAACCTGATACTTGCTAAAAGCAAATCCTTTCAAAATTTCATAAACGCATACGAAAAACTAATTATTAAGTGTAAAAACTAA
- a CDS encoding CAP domain-containing protein produces the protein MNKKLIFGGIMMFLLVGLSLLVQSQDVVSDDQFKQEFLYRINKVRAAGCNCGRKRMPPAPPITWNNVLESAAIGHAKDMNARNYFSHTSKDGRSIEDRILNAGYNYKGYQSFAIGENIAYGQQSIAEVTNGWFKSEGHCRNLMNPDFKEVGVARSGLYWVQDFGGRVPFTAAQQQMIKNGAKLIFKKEKAGHE, from the coding sequence ATGAATAAGAAGTTGATTTTTGGTGGGATAATGATGTTCTTATTGGTTGGATTGTCATTACTGGTACAATCGCAGGATGTAGTATCAGACGACCAGTTTAAACAAGAATTTCTATACCGGATTAATAAAGTACGTGCAGCAGGCTGCAATTGCGGCAGAAAGCGCATGCCCCCTGCCCCTCCCATTACCTGGAATAACGTGTTAGAATCTGCTGCTATTGGCCATGCAAAAGACATGAACGCTCGTAATTATTTTAGCCATACCAGTAAAGATGGACGCAGCATTGAAGACCGTATCCTGAATGCCGGTTATAATTATAAAGGTTATCAGAGCTTTGCAATTGGCGAAAACATTGCTTATGGGCAGCAAAGCATTGCTGAGGTTACCAACGGGTGGTTTAAAAGCGAAGGTCATTGCCGTAACCTGATGAACCCGGACTTTAAAGAAGTTGGTGTAGCACGAAGCGGCTTATATTGGGTACAGGACTTTGGCGGCCGCGTACCCTTTACTGCTGCGCAGCAACAAATGATTAAGAATGGGGCTAAACTAATCTTTAAAAAAGAAAAGGCTGGCCACGAATGA